A stretch of Desulfotalea psychrophila LSv54 DNA encodes these proteins:
- a CDS encoding sensor histidine kinase, with amino-acid sequence MTFIKKITPKLLSSQAREEAGGRDYRRLRQLLFFTMLLIAWGPALLISLLSYQNYVSLLQTEEQAQIKWRLDGSVGSLTAMIDNVKSVVYFISINDTFQDLTEDGNIDSLLALIKQQYNFIADIGVIDDTGIQQAYSGPYGLYGEDYSREDWLEIVTKKGLYISQVYLGHRKVPHFAIAVSSYDPIRQKLWILRATINATSLEKIVQTIKTKASEDLFLIDDNNIIQTASTIFGPPLSKYDPDILHPSNKNNSATHAHSLYAIGKIINSPWSLVLIEKKYLAHKQWTSFCTRLFLILSACLLTSTAVVYAIACALKDLIRKTDDIQIALLQEAEHTDKLASIGRLAAGVGHEINNPLAIVNQKNGLAEDLLSLSPDFEHRAAISKCLKSIDQNIERCKTITHRLLGFARRGEVELREVQINDIIRDVLSFLENSIMYSKINLVLRLEGGLPDVYGNNVQLQQVFLNIINNAIDATPDDGNITITTHLLAEEVQIIIQDTGEGISKEYLPHIFEPFFTTKETGKGTGLGLSITYGLVKKMGGDIIVQSHIGGGTAFTITIPALGKNEEN; translated from the coding sequence ATGACATTTATAAAAAAAATAACCCCGAAATTGCTCAGCTCCCAGGCAAGGGAGGAAGCAGGTGGCAGGGATTATCGCAGGCTCCGCCAACTCCTCTTTTTCACCATGCTTCTTATAGCCTGGGGGCCGGCCCTGCTCATCTCCCTACTGAGCTACCAAAACTACGTCAGCCTGTTACAAACCGAGGAACAGGCGCAAATAAAATGGCGGCTTGATGGGTCCGTTGGCTCACTTACGGCCATGATAGACAATGTTAAATCAGTGGTATATTTTATCTCTATAAATGACACCTTTCAGGATCTCACAGAAGACGGCAATATAGATAGCCTTCTCGCCCTAATTAAACAACAGTATAACTTTATTGCAGATATTGGCGTTATTGATGACACAGGAATACAACAGGCCTACTCTGGTCCCTATGGTCTCTATGGAGAAGATTATAGCCGGGAAGATTGGCTTGAAATCGTAACGAAGAAAGGTCTTTATATCAGCCAGGTCTACCTGGGACACCGTAAGGTGCCCCACTTCGCCATAGCCGTAAGCAGCTATGATCCTATCAGACAAAAACTGTGGATACTACGGGCGACCATAAACGCCACCTCCCTCGAAAAAATCGTGCAAACCATCAAAACCAAGGCTTCGGAAGATCTCTTTCTAATTGACGACAACAATATTATCCAAACAGCATCAACTATTTTTGGTCCTCCTCTCTCAAAATATGATCCAGACATCTTGCACCCTAGCAATAAAAACAACTCGGCAACACATGCCCACAGCCTCTATGCAATAGGCAAAATCATCAACAGCCCCTGGTCTCTGGTGCTCATTGAAAAAAAATACCTTGCCCATAAACAGTGGACATCTTTTTGCACCAGGCTTTTCCTCATTCTCAGTGCTTGCCTCCTGACCAGCACTGCGGTTGTTTACGCCATTGCCTGCGCCCTAAAAGATCTCATTCGCAAAACAGATGACATCCAAATCGCTCTCCTCCAAGAGGCTGAGCACACCGACAAACTTGCCTCCATTGGTCGGCTGGCCGCAGGTGTTGGCCATGAAATTAACAATCCCCTTGCTATTGTTAATCAAAAAAATGGCCTGGCAGAAGATCTACTGAGCCTCTCCCCAGACTTTGAACATAGGGCAGCCATCAGCAAGTGCCTGAAATCAATTGACCAAAATATAGAGAGATGCAAAACAATCACCCACCGCCTACTTGGCTTTGCCAGACGCGGAGAGGTTGAGCTCAGGGAGGTTCAAATCAATGATATCATTCGTGACGTACTTTCTTTCTTAGAAAATTCTATAATGTATAGTAAAATCAATCTAGTTCTCCGACTTGAAGGAGGTTTGCCCGACGTTTATGGCAACAATGTACAACTCCAACAGGTCTTCCTAAACATTATAAATAATGCCATTGATGCTACTCCAGACGACGGTAATATTACCATCACCACCCATCTGCTTGCAGAAGAGGTACAAATTATTATTCAGGATACAGGCGAGGGCATATCAAAGGAGTACCTCCCCCACATATTTGAACCATTTTTCACCACAAAAGAAACAGGCAAAGGCACAGGGCTTGGCCTCTCAATCACCTATGGACTTGTTAAAAAAATGGGTGGCGACATCATCGTCCAGTCCCATATTGGCGGGGGTACAGCCTTTACCATCACCATACCAGCACTGGGAAAAAATGAAGAAAACTAA
- a CDS encoding response regulator yields the protein MKKTNNKKEIKVLIVDDEIEFADTLMTRLNLRQYKAEMASSGQAAIDLIGKNSFDVIIVDLRMPDINGLELLSYIKGKGLATEVIILTGHGSSASGSEGIKRGAFDYLMKPVDFHLLLEKIEGAFTKSTTEEA from the coding sequence ATGAAGAAAACTAATAATAAAAAAGAAATTAAGGTACTTATTGTCGATGATGAAATTGAATTTGCCGACACCCTTATGACCCGCCTCAACCTACGACAGTATAAAGCTGAAATGGCAAGCTCCGGTCAAGCCGCCATTGATCTGATCGGAAAGAATTCTTTTGATGTCATCATCGTTGACCTGAGAATGCCGGATATCAATGGCCTCGAATTGCTCAGCTATATCAAGGGAAAAGGCCTGGCTACCGAGGTCATTATTCTTACAGGGCATGGCTCTTCTGCAAGTGGCAGTGAAGGAATAAAACGTGGTGCCTTTGACTATCTCATGAAACCCGTTGACTTCCATCTCCTCCTCGAAAAAATAGAAGGCGCATTTACAAAATCAACAACAGAAGAAGCCTAA
- a CDS encoding ATP-binding protein, whose product MVQQKEAHQICLEVFSEVFASISHEIKNTLAIINEHAGLLEDFALLGADEGTIEISRVQKATAGIHKQVKRSNKIVQRMNMLAHSTDRGRGPISGQELIGFCIELSEKKALAKNITVRLECPAQVEIHHSLPILEALLFLLLDKSYQLCSEGEEIVLSWQISGPQYSLQLAAKTLASQGQKVVKDAAIASLATHLQAKITPSPNGITLQLNKD is encoded by the coding sequence ATGGTTCAACAAAAAGAGGCTCATCAGATTTGTCTTGAGGTATTTTCAGAGGTTTTCGCTTCGATTTCCCATGAAATCAAAAACACTCTGGCCATAATCAACGAACACGCAGGTCTACTGGAAGATTTTGCCCTGCTTGGGGCAGATGAAGGCACTATTGAAATCAGCCGTGTCCAAAAGGCAACGGCAGGTATCCATAAGCAGGTAAAACGATCTAATAAGATTGTACAAAGAATGAACATGCTTGCCCATAGCACAGACAGAGGACGGGGCCCTATCTCCGGGCAAGAGTTAATCGGATTCTGCATCGAACTCAGCGAAAAAAAGGCTCTTGCCAAAAATATTACCGTCCGCCTGGAATGCCCGGCACAGGTAGAGATTCATCATTCCCTGCCAATCCTGGAAGCCCTTCTTTTCTTATTGTTAGACAAAAGCTATCAGCTATGCTCGGAGGGCGAAGAGATCGTCCTTTCCTGGCAAATATCCGGCCCCCAATATTCTCTGCAATTGGCAGCAAAAACTCTGGCCAGTCAGGGGCAGAAGGTCGTAAAGGATGCAGCAATAGCATCACTGGCTACACACCTGCAAGCAAAAATCACCCCTAGCCCGAATGGCATCACCCTCCAGCTTAATAAGGACTGA
- a CDS encoding response regulator produces MAETIKARVLLVDDEKDFIETLSNRLQIRGLTVSTSTCGQDALKLIEKEKFDVVVLDLTMPGMDGLETLKKLKETAPDTEIIMLSGHGTIQASTEAIKLGAEDFLEKPLDLPKLLEKISEAKDKRILISQEKATEAIKEILKNRAW; encoded by the coding sequence ATGGCAGAGACAATAAAAGCACGGGTACTTTTGGTTGATGATGAAAAGGATTTTATTGAGACTCTTTCAAATCGTCTACAAATACGAGGCCTCACCGTCAGCACATCCACCTGCGGCCAGGATGCCTTAAAACTTATCGAAAAGGAAAAATTTGATGTCGTTGTCCTCGACCTCACCATGCCCGGCATGGATGGCCTGGAGACCTTGAAAAAGCTCAAGGAAACGGCACCGGACACTGAAATAATCATGCTCAGTGGCCATGGCACCATACAGGCAAGTACAGAGGCAATAAAGCTCGGTGCTGAAGATTTCTTAGAAAAACCTCTGGATCTCCCAAAACTTCTAGAAAAAATCAGTGAGGCAAAAGATAAAAGAATCCTTATCTCACAAGAAAAAGCCACAGAAGCGATCAAAGAGATCTTAAAGAACAGGGCCTGGTAA
- a CDS encoding SLC13 family permease yields MPASQIDASDNQLLQKESSGKDTPSTTKIDIKRIFFLLLGLGVFLAIYYAPNWAPAIDPAGTEFPLSHEAKGALALFGLAAIWWVFEVVPIGVTSLAIGAAQALFLIRPAKIAFKDFMDPSVLFIFGSIVIGMVFTKTGLTKRIAYKMLSIIGEKTSRIYLGCFVMTAALTHLMAHTAVAATMFPLLMTIHALYVDKEGDKTRFGRGLFIGMAFVAGAGSIVTLLGAARGAVALGFYKDITNIDISFFELTMYMFPIGWLMVFLLWGYFMVFCKPEKDSIPGLQERSKKMYIELGAWTRNEIIALMIVFLIILVIALKNFVPIFANFDKTGVMLVGTICFFIFNILDIDDLEEIPWNIILLFAGAMSIGFCLWDTGAAKWLAVNWLQLFTDAPAIVFILGMAFFVMIMTNFIMNVAAIAISLPVALVIAPYLGVTGEVILFSSLVTAGMPFLLLVGAAPNAIAYNSKQFTTGQFVLYGIPASIVLMVVVWISVQFIWPLMGMKIYI; encoded by the coding sequence ATGCCAGCATCACAAATAGATGCAAGTGATAATCAGCTCCTACAAAAGGAAAGCTCCGGAAAAGACACACCCTCAACAACGAAAATTGATATAAAAAGAATTTTTTTCCTCCTGCTTGGACTTGGTGTTTTCCTGGCAATCTACTATGCCCCAAACTGGGCACCGGCAATCGACCCCGCCGGCACAGAGTTTCCCCTCAGCCACGAAGCAAAGGGAGCGCTTGCCCTCTTTGGCCTCGCCGCAATCTGGTGGGTTTTTGAAGTTGTCCCCATTGGCGTCACCAGCCTTGCCATTGGCGCGGCTCAGGCACTCTTTCTTATTCGACCAGCCAAGATTGCTTTCAAAGATTTCATGGATCCATCGGTGCTCTTTATCTTTGGTTCCATTGTCATCGGCATGGTCTTTACCAAGACAGGCCTGACCAAAAGAATCGCCTACAAGATGCTCTCAATAATCGGTGAGAAGACGAGCAGGATCTATCTCGGTTGCTTTGTTATGACGGCAGCCCTTACCCATCTCATGGCCCACACGGCGGTGGCAGCAACAATGTTTCCACTCCTCATGACCATCCATGCTCTCTACGTGGACAAGGAGGGAGACAAAACCCGCTTTGGTCGAGGACTCTTTATCGGTATGGCCTTCGTTGCCGGGGCCGGCAGTATTGTCACCCTGCTGGGGGCCGCACGTGGGGCTGTAGCCCTTGGTTTCTACAAAGATATCACCAATATTGACATCTCATTTTTCGAATTAACCATGTACATGTTCCCCATTGGCTGGCTGATGGTCTTCCTGCTCTGGGGCTATTTCATGGTATTCTGCAAACCCGAAAAAGACAGTATCCCGGGCCTCCAGGAAAGATCCAAAAAAATGTATATAGAACTCGGGGCCTGGACCCGAAACGAAATAATTGCCCTTATGATCGTCTTCTTAATTATTCTGGTCATTGCCCTGAAAAATTTTGTCCCTATTTTCGCCAATTTTGACAAAACGGGGGTAATGCTGGTAGGCACCATCTGCTTTTTTATCTTTAACATTTTAGATATCGATGACCTTGAAGAGATTCCCTGGAACATCATACTTCTCTTTGCAGGTGCCATGTCCATTGGTTTTTGCCTCTGGGATACGGGGGCGGCAAAGTGGCTTGCCGTTAACTGGCTTCAGCTCTTCACCGATGCGCCGGCCATTGTCTTCATCCTTGGCATGGCCTTCTTCGTCATGATAATGACCAACTTCATTATGAATGTGGCAGCCATCGCCATCTCACTGCCCGTAGCCCTGGTTATTGCTCCATACCTGGGCGTTACCGGAGAGGTGATTCTCTTCTCGTCACTGGTCACAGCAGGAATGCCCTTTCTCCTTCTGGTGGGAGCAGCTCCAAACGCAATTGCTTATAATTCCAAGCAATTCACCACAGGACAATTCGTACTCTATGGCATCCCGGCGAGTATAGTCTTGATGGTTGTTGTCTGGATTTCAGTACAATTTATCTGGCCACTCATGGGTATGAAGATATATATCTAA
- a CDS encoding GNAT family N-acetyltransferase, which translates to MVIFRRIEDADWPYIEKIEEEVYVPSLGEELVVLQSKYLASPATCLVAVEESEELAGYCLAYPLDACTVPALNSQTKLGGSVERGNIFIHDLAISAKYQGRGLGAELFAKLCRLIREQGFSSITLVAVQEGPKFWHKLGFTPHSELVADIKEYGVGAQFMVRNIV; encoded by the coding sequence ATGGTAATATTTCGTAGAATAGAAGATGCTGATTGGCCCTATATTGAAAAAATTGAGGAGGAGGTCTATGTCCCCTCTCTAGGTGAGGAGCTTGTTGTTTTGCAGAGTAAGTACCTTGCCTCCCCGGCCACCTGCCTGGTGGCGGTGGAAGAGAGTGAAGAACTGGCCGGTTACTGTCTTGCCTATCCTCTGGATGCTTGTACTGTTCCTGCCCTCAATAGCCAAACCAAATTAGGCGGCTCTGTGGAGAGGGGGAATATTTTTATTCATGATCTTGCCATTTCAGCTAAGTATCAGGGCAGGGGCCTGGGTGCTGAACTCTTTGCTAAGCTCTGTCGATTAATACGGGAGCAGGGCTTTTCTTCTATAACCCTTGTTGCCGTTCAGGAGGGTCCCAAATTTTGGCATAAACTTGGCTTTACCCCTCATTCAGAATTGGTTGCCGATATTAAGGAGTACGGGGTTGGGGCCCAGTTCATGGTAAGGAATATCGTATAG
- the glyS gene encoding glycine--tRNA ligase subunit beta, whose amino-acid sequence MRDLLFEIGTEELPAGFQRPSLQQLKEKFIQKAAELKIEHGAVVTLGSPRRLTIIVKDLALKQDDILEELLGPSKKAAFDGDGNPTKAAQGFARSKGASVEDLQVVETAKGEYLMLVRELKGQETVALLPKLLEELIGELSFAKSMRWGSYTTTFARPIQWLLALFGEDVVALKHGDIVSAHTSRGHRFMANVDFVVKDAASYEELLLEHNVIVDPAKRRAKVVEEIHRALAESTLVEGTLAVDEELVDTVTNLVEYPYGVCGVFAKSFLDLPDEVLTTSMRVNQKYFTIVDDAGALVNGFVAVNNTKVIDSEVTRKGHQRVLRARLDDAIFFFAGDKKTSLESRVASLAGIVFQTKLGTMAEKTERIVKLTRSLAEVIDHSLVADACRAATLCKADLITDMVGEFTSLQGVMGAAYATNDGEKEGVALAIKEHYMPKRAGAELPDTDLGALVGLADRLDTIAGCFGIGQIPTGTADPFGLRRLTLAVLHIISERGYTISLHEMVGKALALYGDKVNGGNETVEKIIDFMRGRLANDCVSRGQNAGAVEAVLSLGFDDLGDIHARIQALMEVRKEDSFAVLAASFKRIRNIIKNNTAVEVQTDLFEEDAERNLFSLFQLVAAEMQDLVAKKEYLAALMVMLKMKEPVDAFFESVMVMAENDAVRQNRLNLLTALADLVMQIGDISKMQD is encoded by the coding sequence ATGCGTGATCTACTATTTGAAATTGGAACCGAGGAATTGCCAGCGGGATTTCAACGCCCGTCTCTTCAGCAGTTGAAAGAGAAGTTTATCCAAAAGGCTGCAGAGCTTAAGATAGAGCATGGTGCGGTGGTAACTCTTGGTAGTCCACGCCGTTTAACCATCATTGTCAAGGATCTTGCCCTAAAGCAGGATGATATCCTTGAGGAACTTCTCGGGCCCTCCAAAAAGGCGGCCTTTGATGGCGATGGTAATCCCACCAAGGCAGCCCAGGGCTTTGCCCGTTCCAAGGGAGCTTCTGTTGAAGATCTTCAGGTAGTAGAAACGGCAAAGGGCGAGTACCTTATGCTGGTGCGTGAGCTTAAGGGACAGGAGACTGTAGCTCTTCTGCCAAAGCTTCTTGAAGAACTCATTGGCGAACTCTCTTTTGCAAAATCCATGAGATGGGGAAGTTATACAACGACTTTTGCCCGCCCTATTCAGTGGTTGCTGGCTCTTTTTGGTGAGGATGTTGTTGCCCTTAAGCATGGTGATATCGTCTCTGCTCATACCAGTCGTGGCCATCGCTTTATGGCCAATGTAGATTTTGTGGTGAAAGATGCCGCCTCCTATGAGGAGCTACTTCTTGAGCATAATGTAATTGTTGACCCTGCAAAGCGCCGGGCCAAGGTTGTGGAGGAGATTCATAGGGCCTTGGCTGAGAGCACTCTTGTCGAGGGTACTCTGGCTGTGGATGAAGAGTTAGTCGATACAGTGACCAACCTCGTTGAATATCCATATGGGGTCTGTGGCGTCTTTGCTAAGAGTTTCTTGGATCTGCCCGATGAGGTACTGACAACCTCCATGCGAGTGAACCAAAAATACTTTACCATTGTTGATGATGCAGGTGCCTTGGTTAATGGTTTTGTTGCGGTAAATAACACCAAGGTTATTGATAGTGAGGTGACCCGTAAGGGCCATCAACGAGTTTTACGTGCCCGTCTTGACGATGCGATCTTCTTTTTTGCCGGTGACAAGAAGACAAGCCTGGAAAGTCGGGTAGCCTCTCTTGCCGGCATTGTCTTTCAGACAAAACTTGGCACCATGGCTGAGAAGACTGAACGAATTGTTAAGTTGACCCGTAGCCTTGCCGAGGTAATTGACCATAGTCTGGTTGCAGATGCCTGTCGGGCAGCGACTCTCTGTAAGGCCGATCTTATCACTGACATGGTGGGGGAGTTTACCTCACTTCAAGGTGTTATGGGTGCAGCTTATGCCACCAATGATGGCGAAAAAGAGGGTGTGGCTCTGGCTATTAAGGAGCACTATATGCCAAAACGTGCCGGGGCAGAGTTACCTGACACCGATCTTGGCGCCTTAGTGGGCCTTGCCGATCGTCTTGATACCATTGCCGGTTGTTTTGGTATTGGTCAGATCCCTACGGGTACTGCTGATCCCTTTGGTCTGCGGCGCTTGACCCTGGCCGTGCTTCATATTATCTCTGAGCGTGGTTATACCATCTCTTTGCATGAAATGGTGGGCAAGGCCCTGGCCCTTTACGGAGATAAGGTCAACGGCGGCAACGAAACAGTGGAAAAAATCATTGATTTTATGCGGGGGAGATTGGCTAACGACTGTGTGAGTCGCGGTCAAAATGCCGGAGCTGTTGAAGCTGTTCTTAGTCTGGGCTTTGATGATTTAGGCGATATCCATGCCCGTATTCAGGCCCTGATGGAGGTACGCAAGGAAGACTCCTTTGCTGTACTTGCCGCCTCCTTTAAGCGTATTCGTAATATTATTAAGAACAATACTGCGGTAGAGGTTCAAACCGATCTCTTTGAGGAGGATGCAGAGCGTAATCTCTTCTCTCTTTTTCAGCTGGTGGCCGCAGAGATGCAGGACCTTGTCGCGAAAAAAGAGTATCTTGCTGCCCTGATGGTAATGCTCAAGATGAAAGAGCCTGTGGATGCGTTTTTTGAGAGTGTTATGGTGATGGCCGAGAACGATGCTGTGCGGCAAAATCGTTTGAACCTGCTCACCGCCCTGGCGGATCTTGTTATGCAGATAGGTGATATCTCGAAGATGCAGGACTAG
- a CDS encoding response regulator, translated as MSSIAFFPYEFSQGTEIINELSGQLQLTKYGDEDLIKETASHFHCQEDPLRTLLTDKTSVFNQFTLKKEKAINMFRQILVKKLSTGDKYLFFGYHSLLIPLKITEVLTVLVTGNREERVQQAQAEGFSVKEALKRIRQEDSKAYSWSDFLYKKEAFDSSLYDIIIPHNGQNLKEIVNQITSFYRKTSVLRSADSLQAIKDMLSAAEVEQKLLENGHALTVTCQGGSVDLKVHKTVFNFDKLTADLTSLISDIAGVKDIKASKAIDYSDSIYRQQKFELPSKVLFVDDEQEFVQTVSQRLISRDVGTYGVYNGEDALELLKEDRPDVMVLDLKMPGMHGVEVLHRTKKQYPEIEIIILTGHGDLEDEKECMSLGAFAYMNKPVDIEELSAAINAANKSHQQKSA; from the coding sequence ATGTCATCAATTGCTTTTTTCCCATACGAATTCAGCCAAGGCACAGAAATTATTAATGAGTTGTCCGGACAGCTCCAGCTAACGAAATACGGCGACGAAGATCTTATTAAAGAAACTGCCAGCCATTTTCATTGCCAGGAAGATCCACTAAGAACATTGCTCACAGACAAGACATCAGTCTTTAATCAATTCACCTTGAAAAAAGAGAAAGCCATAAACATGTTCCGCCAGATCTTGGTCAAGAAATTAAGTACCGGCGATAAATATCTCTTTTTTGGCTACCACAGCCTGCTTATTCCACTAAAAATAACAGAGGTCCTCACCGTACTTGTCACAGGCAACAGAGAGGAAAGAGTTCAACAGGCACAGGCTGAGGGGTTTTCTGTAAAAGAAGCCCTGAAAAGAATTAGACAAGAGGACAGTAAAGCCTATAGCTGGTCAGACTTTCTCTATAAGAAAGAGGCTTTTGACTCCTCCCTCTACGATATAATTATTCCACATAATGGGCAAAACCTCAAAGAGATTGTCAATCAAATAACCAGCTTTTATAGAAAAACTTCAGTGCTCCGATCAGCCGATTCCCTCCAGGCAATCAAGGACATGCTCTCTGCTGCGGAAGTTGAGCAAAAATTGTTAGAGAATGGCCATGCCCTCACCGTTACCTGCCAGGGAGGGAGTGTTGACTTAAAGGTTCATAAAACTGTTTTCAACTTTGACAAGCTCACAGCTGATCTCACATCGCTCATCTCAGATATTGCCGGAGTAAAGGATATAAAGGCAAGCAAGGCGATTGATTATTCGGATTCTATATACCGCCAACAAAAATTTGAGTTACCATCCAAGGTACTCTTTGTTGACGATGAACAGGAGTTTGTCCAAACAGTTTCACAGCGTCTTATTAGTCGCGATGTCGGCACCTACGGTGTCTATAACGGCGAAGACGCCTTGGAACTTCTCAAAGAGGACCGGCCCGATGTCATGGTTCTTGACCTCAAAATGCCAGGCATGCATGGTGTAGAGGTTCTCCACAGAACAAAAAAGCAATACCCCGAAATCGAGATCATTATCCTCACCGGACATGGTGATCTGGAAGATGAGAAGGAGTGTATGAGCCTTGGGGCATTTGCCTATATGAATAAGCCCGTCGATATAGAGGAACTTTCTGCAGCCATCAATGCTGCCAATAAAAGCCATCAGCAAAAATCAGCATAG